In Papaver somniferum cultivar HN1 chromosome 1, ASM357369v1, whole genome shotgun sequence, a genomic segment contains:
- the LOC113279378 gene encoding cationic amino acid transporter 1-like: protein MVESRNDHQRSSTTTTTTVKKRGRFGCLCRKEDFFPEESFQSWKSYAKALGETKMRLKDRLTTRSSSEQEVNEMSDRSQNQMKKTLNWWDLIWFGFGAVFGAGIFVLTGLEANRDAGPAIVLSFLVSGVSAMLCVFCYTEFACEIPVAGGSFAYIRVEMGDFFAFIAAGNILFEYIVGGASVARTWTSYFATLCNRNPDDFRIYIPALAENFNHLDPLAVVIPILIGTAAALSTKGSSRFNSVAAIVNVGVILLILIAGLMHANTENFTSNFAPYGPRGVFTASAVLFFSYIGFDAVATMAEETKNPGKDIPIGLLGSMSFIICVYCALSVTLCLMQSYTVIDISAPFSLAFQAVGLNWAKYLVAVGAVIGMSTNLLANIIGQSRYFTHIGRTHMAPPWLAAINERTGTPVNATIVMTLANCLVGLFTDLSILSNLLSIATLFIFSLVAVSLLIRRYYVAGVTSNADRNKFIGFLALIVLSSIGTSVYWAVSNGWIGYIPTVLIWFLSTLGLKVMVKQARQPKLWGVPLVPWLPSATIAMNMFLLGSLDAASFIRFGIWTGILLVYYFLVGLHASYDSAKEVSRGKEAAAQLKNLESGQPVNAVIPA, encoded by the exons ATGGTGGAAAGTAGAAATGATCATCAgagatcatcaacaacaacaacgacaacagTTAAGAAGAGGGGAAGGTTTGGATGTTTATGCAGAAAAGAAGATTTCTTTCCGGAAGAATCATTCCAGAGCTGGAAGAGTTATGCAAAAGCATTAGGAGAAACAAAGATGAGATTGAAAGATAGATTAACAACAAGATCAAGTAGTGAACAAGAAGTAAATGAGATGAGTGATAGAAGCCAGAATCAGATGAAGAAGACTTTGAATTGGTGGGATTTGATCTGGTTTGGGTTTGGTGCTGTTTTTGGTGCTGGAATCTTTGTGTTAACTGGTTTAGAAGCAAATAGAGATGCTGGACCTGCTATTGTTTTGTCTTTCTTGGTTTCTGGTGTTTCGGCCATGCTCTGTGTCTTCTGTTACACTGAGTTTGCTTGCGAGATTCCTGTTGCAG GAGGATCATTTGCTTATATAAGGGTGGAGATGGGTGACTTCTTTGCTTTCATTGCCGCTGGTAACATACTCTTTGAGTATATTGTTGGAGGAGCAAGTGTTGCCCGCACTTggacatcttatttcgctaccctTTGCAACCGTAATCCAGATGATTTTCGTATATATATTCCAGCTCTTGCTGAAAACTTTAACCATCTTGACCCGCTGGCTGTCGTCATCCCTATTCTGATAG GTACTGCTGCTGCTCTTAGTACAAAAGGATCGTCTCGTTTCAATTCCGTGGCAGCCATAGTGAATGTTGGAGTTATTCTACTCATTTTAATAGCTGGTCTCATGCATGCAAACACTGAAAATTTTACCAGCAACTTTGCACCTTATGGTCCAAGAGGAGTATTTACAGCTTCAGCAgttctcttcttttcttataTTGGATTTGATGCGGTAGCAACGATGGCGGAAGAAACGAAAAACCCAGGAAAGGATATCCCAATTGGACTTCTGGGTTCCATGAGTTTCATCATATGTGTTTATTGTGCACTATCTGTCACCTTGTGCTTAATGCAGTCTTATACTGTGATAGACATTAGTGCACCATTTTCCTTGGCATTTCAAGCTGTAGGATTGAATTGGGCCAAGTACTTAGTAGCTGTAGGAGCAGTAATTGGTATGTCCACAAATTTACTTGCTAATATCATCGGTCAATCGCGATATTTCACGCATATCGGCAGGACTCACATGGCCCCTCCGTGGCTTGCAGCAATTAACGAGAGAACAGGAACACCGGTGAACGCCACAATAGTGATGACCCTTGCAAATTGTCTTGTAGGGTTGTTCACTGATCTCAGTATTCTGTCCAACCTTCTCTCAATAGCTACGTTGTTCATATTTTCCTTAGTTGCAGTGTCACTCCTCATTCGAAGATATTATGTCGCAGGAGTGACTTCAAATGCAGACAGAAATAAGTTCATTGGGTTCCTAGCACTGATTGTATTATCTTCCATTGGTACATCCGTTTACTGGGCAGTCAGTAATGGTTGGATCGGTTACATCCCGACGGTTTTGATATGGTTTTTATCCACTCTGGGTTTGAAAGTGATGGTCAAGCAAGCTAGACAGCCGAAGTTGTGGGGAGTTCCATTGGTGCCTTGGTTACCATCAGCTACAATTGCCATGAATATGTTCTTGCTGGGTTCATTAGATGCAGCTTCTTTTATTAGATTTGGGATTTGGACAGGGATTTTACTTGTCTACTACTTTTTGGTTGGGCTTCATGCATCCTATGACTCGGCAAAAGAAGTAAGCCGAGGGAAGGAAGCAGCAGCACAGTTGAAGAATTTAGAATCTGGTCAACCTGTTAACGCAGTGATTCCAGCTTGA